The nucleotide sequence AAATTGCCGGCAAACCCGTCTATACCATCGTCCGGAAAGGGCTGGCCTTCGTTCCGGAAGACCGGCGCATCTTCGCCGGACTGACCGTGACCGAAAATCTGGAGGTTGCCCTGCTGCCGCCAAGGCCGGGGCTCGATCCCTGGACGATCGACCGGCTGTTTCAGGTGTTTCCGCTGCTGGATCGGCTGCGGGAGCGAAAAGGGGGCAATCTTTCGGGCGGGGAGCAGCAGATGCTCGCCATCGCCCGTGCGCTCGCCGGCAATCCGGCCCTGCTGCTGCTCGACGAGCCTTGCGAAGGACTTGCACCCGTCATCGTTGAGGAGCTGGCCCGGGTCATCCTCGAAATCAAGAACACCATCCCCGTTCTTCTCGCCGAGCAGAACG is from Desulfatirhabdium butyrativorans DSM 18734 and encodes:
- a CDS encoding ABC transporter ATP-binding protein, with product MLHLEAVHAYYGDSHVLQGVSLSVRQGEIVCLLGRNGAGKSTTMKAAVGVVPPRSGSVRFLGEEIAGKPVYTIVRKGLAFVPEDRRIFAGLTVTENLEVALLPPRPGLDPWTIDRLFQVFPLLDRLRERKGGNLSGGEQQMLAIARALAGNPALLLLDEPCEGLAPVIVEELARVILEIKNTIPVLLAEQNALFALSISDRGYVIDKGLIRYEGTRHELLANTEIQSRYLSV